The Zonotrichia albicollis isolate bZonAlb1 chromosome 21, bZonAlb1.hap1, whole genome shotgun sequence genome segment CCAGTAAAAAAACCACTCTGAAGAAGAGTAGTAGATAAAGTCTGTAGAGCAGAAGGACCCAAAATACAATTTAAGAAGTTGTTTTCCTACCTggctttttctgattttctcttttctcccccCATTAGCACTCCAGGCACAATCCAGGTAAATGGctacagaaaagaaaaccaagacCAGCAATAATTCTTCTTAATAACAAGACAAAGCCTAATCAAAAAATGATGTTTCTTGGCATAAAAagagacaggatggggctgacAGCAGTGTGCATGTGATGCGATCACAGCTCCAGCACTAAAAAAAGACTTGTAAGTCTCTTTTTAAGACTTATAAATTTATAAGACTTATAAATAATGAGGAAGTACCCTATTATTCCAAAGAAAAATGAAGAGGGGGTGGAAATATGGATCAGATAAATAAATGATTTAAACACCCTCTAGCCCAATGGTAAGATACTCTGCCTCAATTACAAGGAAAGCACTATCATTTAATGATTTTAAAAGCCTTCTCATTTCTCCAGTCATTCAGCTGGCAAAGCAGTTCCCCAAGTCCTGCTCCCCATCTGAAACCCATCTGGCCAGTATTAGTTTCAGTAAAACGGTCCTTGTCACCACCAGAGTTTCCATTCATAACTCAGCCTGAGACAATGAAAGGTATTTCTACAAACAAATGGCTGTGAAAATCAACTGTGCTTGTTTATCAGCACATGTGCAACTAGGGTGCCATAATTAATCACTTAATTGCTCAtgtaataatttaaaacatgCCATAGGGAAATCACACACTTAAACACATTTATCTTTAAGGACCATAAATCTTGCCAGGTGCTGGATTTCCTTAAACCTCCAGCTGAATTCATAGGAACTGAAATTGTTTAGCTCTTCACAGGAATAAGAAGAACACAGAGCATTGAATTCTTACCTTAAGTAGTTTCTGGATTGTATCAAAACTTTGGAGTGCAAGCTATGGAAATCAACAAAAGAAAATGAGCTCTGACAAAGTCTCTCTGGACTAAAAAGCTGGATTACAAATCCCCATGGCACAAAAATCTGTAAATTAATCTAGTTATGTATATCAGAATTCTAAATGCATCCTTAGTTTTTCTTTTAGAAGCtgcttattaattttttttcttgaagaatCTCTCTTTTATTGTATTTTGACCTGCTCAGAAACCTCTCTATTGGCTCAGCTCCACGAGCCAACTCTCAGGACAAGAGAGACTTCTGCTGGCTTCTGTGACTGCCCTGGGGAGAAAACAAGCTACAGGCACAGAAGATTTTGCtccagaagaagaagaaaaaattataaaaatcctgggaaaaaaaaaaaaaaaaacatgaaaaggaAACACATAGGTCAATTCTCTTCTGGCAGCCCTCACAGCTCCTCACCTGACCCGTGGAGTGATTGTGCCACTGGAtctttctgcatttcttttctcAAGGAAGGCTATTGCTTCCATTACAAAGTAGTATCAATTATAATCACAAATTATCTTCCTAAGTACTCTCAATGGCAGCCCTTTAAATGAGTTTACACACAGTTTCTTCCATGCTTAGTATTCACATGGCATCCTAAAGAGGCagtaaaaaattttaaatagctTCAGAGCCTTCTCCTTTCAGGTAACAGAGCAGAGACATTGTACTGCAGGCTGCATAAAATACTGGACCCCAAATGAGATGCCTACAATCAATTGTCCACATGGAAGTTATTATCATTTGACATACCAAACAAAAAGGTTGATAATCTTTTCTAACACTGCATTGCAATtgcaaataatataaattaaagAGTTCAGTGGAGAAACCAACTCTTGAAAGGCCTCAGCTTCAGCATTCACTTATGGATTTGAATCAAcagctttgaaaataaaatacttgtATAAAGCTACATATTTGCAAAGCTGAATTCACTGGTTTTACTCATTCCCCTGGCACTGAGCCAGCGGGGTTCTGCAGCCTCCACAAAGATTTCCAACTGCAGGAGGAGAACTGAGAAACTCCTTTCTTACTGTGGCTGGCACTGAACAAAAAATGACAACACAAAAATGACAACACAAAAATGACAACACGTTTTGTGAGGGCAAGATCTGAGCAAAAGGATCTGACAGTGTTTTCTGATGTGGGGAGCTCTGGTGGACCCACACCAATATCCCAAAAATCAGTGTTCAGACAGATGCAGGAAGGAAGAGCCATCTACCTCCCCAAAAATCAGTGTTCAGACAGATGCAGGAAGGAAGAGCCATCTACCTCCCCAAAAATCAGTGTTCAGACAGGCTGAGGAAGGAAAAGCCACCTACATTCCCAAAAATCAGTGTCCAGACAGACTGAGGAAGGAAAAGCCACCTACATTCCCAAAAATCAGTGTTCAGACAGACTGAGGGAGGAAAAGCCACCTACCTCCCCAAAAATCAGTGTTCAGACAGACTGAGGAAGGAAAAGTCACCTACCTCCCCAAAAATCAGTGTTCAGACAGACTGAGGAAGGAAAAGCCACCTACCTCCCCAAAAATCAGTGTTCAGACAGACTGAGGAAGGAAAAGCCACCTACCTCCCTGGTTGGGACGAGCACGAGCGCGTAGGGGCCATCACTGCGCTGCAAACACAAGAGCAGGGCTCTGAGAGAAGGCAGCACTGAGCACAGCCCTTCACAACCTCCCTGCTCTCACCAGCACTGAAGGCCTTCAGTGCAAGTCTGTCCATGATATTTTAGGGTATTTCTGCCCCACAGCTTTTATAAAATCAAGTTTTTCCCATATCAATCCTACACTGCCTTCTCGTCCCTGCTGGGAAAGCTGCTCACAGCCAAAGCCAATATTTTCTTGCACACACAACTcttgtttcattttcttgtttcactcctgtgctcctgagctgcagggatgcTCTCCTGCTTGATGCACAGCAACAATCTGCAGGTGACAATCCAGGATGGGCTGGAAATGCTTCAACCCTTCAGTCAGGATGATCTCTTTCCATAAAACTCACAAGatctgcagcagcatttcctggtGTATGATCCAAACTGGGAGCAATTACCCAATCCCACCCCATGCCAAAGATTCCCCACAGAACCTCTGTTTTCAGTTCTTCCAGAACATTTCTTCTGCTCTCTGCTTTCTCCACACCTGATATTTTAGCCCATTTCCAATTTATCCTGCAGCATGGAGCAATGGGGAATAGCTAACATGGATCTTGTACCATCACACATCAAGAGAACTGGAAAATCCCTTCTGTCACATGTATGAATAAAGGGGAATGTGGATTGCTTGTATGAAAAAGAGACAGCAATGACTACAGGagctggattttatttttattaatcttAGTTTCAAAAGCAAATTTATTTAGTGCTGTTGGACCTACCTGTATTTTGGATTCCATTCCTTGCAAAGACTGCACAAGTGGAATTCCATAGGCAAGAGTTTTACCTTTTTGAAAgggagaaaataagaaaaatttccattaaaaaaatatatggcAATTACAACACTCCAGAAAACCAAAGCCCCATTTGTCCCACCACTCTTGAACTGCAGTCAGAGTCTGGAAAAGTTTCTATTAAATAGGAAGTTTTCAGAATGGATGATTAACAGGCAATTCAATAAAGAGTCAATAGAAAAGAGAGGTGGTGGTACCCACTAAGATCTACCTAAATAAATGCAATTAATACACCCTAGGGAAGGACAAAACCAGTTCAACACTGACCTGAACCAGTCTGAGATCTCACCAGGGCATCTCTGCCTTGCAGGAGCACAGGAATCGTTTGCTTCTGAACACTGGGTGACAAACAAAGCAGGGCAGGAAATGCAGATGCAACACAGGATGGAATTCCAAGATTTCAACACACATGAACTGTCTCAAAATTCTTTACAAATTCCCCACCCTCATCTCTGCTGTGCAGCTGCATCAGCTGAGGTGATTTCTAAGTAAAGCCACTGGGATGTGATAAATTCAAACCAGATGGGTTTATGAGTCAAATATCAAATTAGAAAGCAGGAGTCCTTACAAACTCAATAACAAACAGAACAGTGGTACTGTGGTCTCCCCAAACCCATtaaatataatgaaataatCACAGGTGATTTGTTTTTAGGGGTAAACTGCAAAGTTTTGATATTGATTTGCTTACCTGGTCATGCTGCATATGTTTAGGACAGTGTTTATTGTGGAGATCTAAAGAGATAATAAAGACAAATAAAGGTTTTATTGTCAAACTGTTCCTTTTGTTACTTCTTGTACTGCTAAGACAGAATGAAACCTAGAAAACTGACATTTATTGTCTGCATAACTGGTCCATAAAGTTCCCACCTCCTCAATCAGAATTACACCATTGCtggttttctgtggtttttttggtaCTACTGCAAATAGTGAAgagggctgggactgtgtctgGGGACAGGTCAGGACATGGAACAACACCCTGAGTGACAAAATCAGGTGAAGTATCCAGGTCACCATGGATAAAGGCTCTCTGAGCTGTCCCCCACCCAAACCCCCACGGTTTTGAGGCATGCAGCCCTCCTGCCACTCACCAGGTGTGGGTGGAGGTCCAGCTGGCTGAAGGAATCTGTAGTGAAAACAttttcttgcagctgctgcacttcTTTTCTGAGTtaggagaaacaaaaataaaacacattgtAGGGTTAAAAATGCAACACCATTCTACATAATCAGCAATAAAACTTCATCTGCCAAGCAAGGGCAAGAAGTCAAGACCCTGAATTTCAAGGCATTGCAAGGggtttttccttcccatttATCTAAAATACCTGTGAATTTCTGGGATGTCTGGGTTGTTTTTAAACAGGCTGGATGTCTTGATGAAAGGTTTGTTTTTCTGGCTTTCATTCTGTTTGTTGTTCAGCTGCTTCTTAGGAACAGGTTTTTGTGATGagcttccctcctccctcctgccagCCTCCGTGGCACCCTTCCTGAAGGTGTTTGTGGATAATTTACATTTTCGTTTCACGGGTGGGTTTCCATGTGGTGTCTGGAGCTTCCTTTTCAGAGCACCAGATTGCTTTAAAGTGAAACAAACCGGTCAGGGCTGACTGGGAGTTAACACACAAACATCAGAGCCTTATTTTTGGAATCCCCCATTCCATGATTAAGAAATCAAAGCTGCTTTTTGCAGCTACACAACTCCTACTCCAGCAGATCCATCACGACACTTCTGACGCTGCTGAAAGCCAAATCTAGTGCTCAGCCCTTAAGGTTTCCATGCAACTTCTCCAGTGAATGGGCAGAACATGCTTTAAAAATCTCTCTCtaaagtattttaaaacctCTGCAGACGAAGCAGAGCGCTGGGAGAGCATCGCCCGCAGCCCGTCAAAGGTAACGCGGTGAGCCGGGGCATTGCCGAATGCTCTGCCCGCAGCTCCGGGGGCTCGGAGGAGCCGGATCTGCCCGACCCCTGCCCGGAGAGCCCCGGTGCCGGATCAGCCCCGGCTCGGGTTGGGGAGAAGCCAAAATCTCCATTTAACAACTTGGCGGATGCTGCCTCCCTGCCCGGTCACGGTCCCGCAGGATCGCATGTCCCACACGGATCACGCGTGTGCCATAtcccatgtcccctgtcccgCAGGTTCCTGTGTCCCGTCTCCCCTATCCCGCAGGATCCCGCATCCCGTGTCCCATTGGATCCAGTGCCCCGCAGACCCCAcactcccttcccttcccttcccgtcCCGTCCCCTCGTACCCTGCCGAGGCCGCGCATCCCCACGCCCGCCGCCATGTCCCGCCCGCCCCTCCTCAAGGCCCCGGGGCCGCCTCCCGCCCGCCCGTCTCGTCCCGTgagggcggcgcggcggcggaTGCGGAGCCTCCCCCCACACCGGAGCCCACCCGGCTCCCCGCCCACCTCCTGGCGCTGCGGGGGCTCCATGAGGGCTCTCCGCACCTCGCAACCCGCGCTCCCGGAGCGGCAGGGCGCGCAGGCGGCggcggggcagccccagccGGGCCCGCCGGGGGCTTCGGCCGCGGCGCGTGCGCGCGGCCCGTGAGGCGGCGGTAacatggcggcggcggcggcggccgggcggGAGGAGCCGCCGCTGGGGCTCGAGGCGGTCGTGGAGGAagcggcggcggctgcggcagCGAGCGCCGGGTTCCGGCTCACGGCGGTGCGGCGAGAGCCGGCGGTGCGGCTGCAGCACGGCGCCAGCGGGCTGGAACCGCTGGCCTGGTCCGAGGATCACCGGGTGTCGGTGAGCACGGCCCGCAGCATCGccgtgctggagcagctcagcgACGTGCACAGCGGCGGGCAGGACATGGTCATCCACCGCACCGCCGtgcccgcgcccgccgccgcctgcaTGCTCAAGGTGAGCGCTGGCACGGCCTCCGCCATGGGTGTCCATGTCTCAATGGGGAGGTGGAGGGGAGAAGGAGccggggaggttcaggttggacatcggGAGGAGTTTCCTCCCAGGAGGGGTGATCGGACTGCGGGATGGGCAGCCCGGGGAGCTGGTGGAGCCACCGGCCGTGGAGGTGTTCAGGGAACcactggaggtggcactcagggcttGGGCTGGGTGACAAACAGGCTGGACTCGGTGATCTCAAAGGCTTTTCCTACTTAATTGGTTCTGTGGTTGTTCACGATGGTgccaagcaataggacaagagaaACAAGCATAAACTGATAGACGAAGTTGCACCTGAACACAAGAACTTCTTTCCTGTGCAGAATCCAGAGAGAGTCTGGAAAatcactgtggtcccttccagcctaaCCCATCCTGAGATTCTGATCCTCCTCTTgaggccctgccctgcccagaacTTGCTGCAGGCTCTCATTTTAAAAGCATCATCCCAGTGATTTCCAGGGATTCTGAAGTTCTGCAGTTTTTCTGAGAATCACTTGAGCTCCAGTACAGTTATTTCAACACAATTTTAAGTAGGAATCTTCCTTTGTTTTGCTGCCTAAGCTGAAGGGTTTTTGCAGCAGGGATTTCTCTGGCCTTCAGGGGAATATCTGACTTTCACAAAGATGGCAGATATGGTTGAGTATCTTATTAATTAATACTTTTGTTGTTGTgaatctgattttattttccaaaacaatGCTGAGAATATGGAATGGAGTTGAGATACTGAGTATTTACATATTATGCCAGATATCTTTAAAAGAACAAAAGTATGAAAAAAGGCTCTTTGATTCAGCAGACAAAAATTCAGTAGCTGAGAGTCAAAACTATGCAAATTCAGGGCATTAATGAAGCTGAATTCTTTAGGAGTGACATGAATTAACCAGTGTGTTACTATAGGATATGAAACAACACGACATGGACTTGCTGCTTTTTTTAAGGTAAAAAGgggacttttattttttaacttcaacatttatagttttttaaaagtgacagtggattggagggtgaaagtACCACCTCTTCAATGACACTAAACAAACTAATATcaaatttcttttgaaattgaAAATAGActtataatttcttttcttttataaaaGAGTGTGAAACAAATTATCTACATAAAGTATATAAAAAAATTTCattacaaaaatataaatatgaaaaaactttaaaaacctttaaaaatcaAAGGAACACCAGTGTAGTGTTGGTTGTGATTGAAAAAATTCATtacaaaaatataaacattaaaaaacctaaaaaatcaAAGGAACACCAGTGTAGTGTTGGTTGTGATTgaaaaaattcatttaaaagtataaacattaaaaaactttaaaagtCAAAGCAACACTAATGGAGTGTTGGTTGTGATTGAAAAAAATTCGTtacaaaaatataaacattaaaaaactttaaaaaattaaagcaacACCAGTGTAGCATTGGTTGTGATTGAAAAAAATTCATtacaaaaatataaacattaGAAAACTTTAAACATcttaaaaaatcaaagcaacGCCAGTGTAGTGTTGGTTGTGATTGAaaaagtttatttaaaaatataaacattaaaaaactTAAAAAGTCAAAGCAATGCCAGTGTAGTGTTGGTTGTGATTgaaaaaattcatttaaaaatataagcattaaagaactttaaaaaaaaatcttaaaaaatcaaagcaacGCCAGTGTAGTGTTGGTTGTGAttgaaaaaattcttttaaaaatataagcattaaagaactttaaaaaaaatcttaaaaaatcaaagcaatgcCAGTGTAGTGTTGGTTgtgattgaaaaaaaatcagtacaaaaatataaacattaaaaaactttaaaaatcaaaGGAACGCCACTGTAGTGTTGGTTTTGATTGGGGATGCTCTGTTTGAAGAGGGAATTAATTCCAGGAAATTCTTCCTAAAAATAACCAGCTGTACAATTGTTTCAGAGGttctttttgttgtgttttaggTGGGCCCAAAGAAGGAGGTGGCTGAGTGCAAGGAGAAATTCGCCAGCTCAGTGGATCCCACCGTCAGCCAGACCTTCATGCTGGACCGAGTGTTCAACCCCGAGGGGAAGTCCCTGCCGCCCATGCGCGGTTTCAAATACTCCAGCTGGTCCCCCCTGGGCTGCGACGCCAACGGGCGCTGCCTACTGGCTGCCCTGACCATGGACAACCGCCTGAGCATCCACGCCAACCTCAACCGGCTGCAGTGGGTGCAGCTGGTGGATCTGACCGAGCTGTACGGGGAGCGCCTGTTGGAGGCTGGGTACAGACTCTGCAAGGCCGACACTCCCTGCGGGGAGCTGGGGGATTTCCCTGAGTTCCAGCGGAGGCACAGCATGCAGGCCCCCGTGCGCATGGAGTGGTCGGGCATCTGCACCACCCAGCAGGTGAAGCACAACAACGAGTGCCGGGACGTGGGCAGCGTGCTGCTGGCCGTGCTCTTTGAGAATGGCAACATTGCTGTGTGGCAGTTCCAGCTGCCCTTCCTGGGGAAGGAATCCATCACTTCCTGCAACACCATCGAGTCGGGAATAAGCTCCCCCAGCGTGCTGGCGTGGTGGGAGTACGAGCACAACAACCGCAAGATGAGCGGGCTGATCGTGGGCAGCGCCTACGGCCCGGTGAAGATCATCCCCGTCAACCTCAAGGCGGTCAAAGGCTACTTCACGCTGAGACAGCCCGTGGTGCTGTGGCAGGAGATGGACCAGCTGCCCGTGCACAGCATCAAATGCATCCCTCTCTACCACCCCTACcagaaatgcagctgcagcctggtgGTGGCTGCCAGAGGCCCTTACGTGTTCTGGTGCCTGCTGCTGATATCCAAAGCGGGGCTGAACGTGCACAACTCCCACGTGACGGGGCTGCACTCCTTGCCCATTGTCTCCATGACTGCAGACAAGCAGAACGGCACAGTGTACACCTGCTCCAGCGATGGCAAGGTCAGGCAGCTCATCCCCATATTCACAGACGTTGCTTTAAAATTTGAGCACCAGCTGATAAAGCTCTCGGAGGTGTttggctgtgtcaggactcaCGGGATTGCTGTCAGCCCCTGCGGGGCGTACCTGGCGGTCATCACCACTGAGGGCATGGCCAACGGGCTGCACCCTGTCAACAAAAACTACCAGGTTCAGTTTGTCACCCTCAAGACTTTTGAGGAggcagctgcacagctcttGGAATCTTCTGTTCAGAATCTTTTCAGGCAAGTGGACTTGACAGATCTCGTACGCTGGAAAATCTTGAAGGATAAGCACATTCCTCAGTTCTTACAGGAGGCACTGGATAAAAAGATAGAAAGCTGTGGTTCCACTTATTTCTGGAGGTTTAAGTTGTTTCTCTTGAGGATTTTGTACCAGTCGATGCAGAA includes the following:
- the GTF3C4 gene encoding general transcription factor 3C polypeptide 4 yields the protein MAAAAAAGREEPPLGLEAVVEEAAAAAAASAGFRLTAVRREPAVRLQHGASGLEPLAWSEDHRVSVSTARSIAVLEQLSDVHSGGQDMVIHRTAVPAPAAACMLKVGPKKEVAECKEKFASSVDPTVSQTFMLDRVFNPEGKSLPPMRGFKYSSWSPLGCDANGRCLLAALTMDNRLSIHANLNRLQWVQLVDLTELYGERLLEAGYRLCKADTPCGELGDFPEFQRRHSMQAPVRMEWSGICTTQQVKHNNECRDVGSVLLAVLFENGNIAVWQFQLPFLGKESITSCNTIESGISSPSVLAWWEYEHNNRKMSGLIVGSAYGPVKIIPVNLKAVKGYFTLRQPVVLWQEMDQLPVHSIKCIPLYHPYQKCSCSLVVAARGPYVFWCLLLISKAGLNVHNSHVTGLHSLPIVSMTADKQNGTVYTCSSDGKVRQLIPIFTDVALKFEHQLIKLSEVFGCVRTHGIAVSPCGAYLAVITTEGMANGLHPVNKNYQVQFVTLKTFEEAAAQLLESSVQNLFRQVDLTDLVRWKILKDKHIPQFLQEALDKKIESCGSTYFWRFKLFLLRILYQSMQKTPSEVTWKPSHEDAKILISDSPGMGSTEDDQEEGTSKQASKQSLGDTGKGVDIDDTAEDSLHQSSDSGGREPMVEKLLEIQAQIEAVEMHLTREHMKRVLGEVYLHTWITENTSIPTRGVCDFLMSDDAYDDRTARVLIGHILKKMNKQTFPEHCSLCKEILPFTDRKQAVCSNGHIWLRCFLTYQSCQSLVYRRCLLHDSIARHPTPEDPEWIKRLLQGPCTFCDSPVF